The Flavobacterium piscisymbiosum genome includes a region encoding these proteins:
- the rplP gene encoding 50S ribosomal protein L16: protein MLQPKRTKYRKVQKGKMKGNSQRGHELSNGMFGIKSVHEDGMFLTSRQIEAARIAATRFMKREGQLWIKIFPDKPITKKPLEVRMGKGKGAVEYWAAVVKPGRIMFEVGGVPLSVAKEALRLAAQKLPVKTKFVVARDFEA, encoded by the coding sequence ATGTTACAGCCTAAAAGAACAAAATACCGTAAGGTACAAAAGGGTAAAATGAAAGGTAACTCTCAAAGAGGGCATGAACTTTCTAATGGAATGTTTGGTATTAAATCTGTACATGAAGATGGAATGTTCTTAACTTCTCGTCAAATCGAAGCTGCGCGTATCGCTGCAACTCGTTTCATGAAGAGAGAAGGACAATTATGGATCAAAATATTTCCAGACAAACCAATTACTAAGAAGCCTCTTGAGGTACGTATGGGTAAAGGTAAAGGTGCCGTTGAATATTGGGCTGCCGTTGTTAAACCCGGAAGAATTATGTTTGAAGTTGGAGGAGTTCCTTTATCAGTTGCAAAAGAGGCTTTACGTCTTGCAGCTCAAAAGCTTCCAGTAAAAACTAAATTCGTCGTTGCTAGAGATTTCGAAGCATAA
- the rpsQ gene encoding 30S ribosomal protein S17 yields MEEKRNLRKERIGVVTSNKMDKSIVIAEVRKVKHPLYGKFVLKTKKYVAHDETNDCNIGDTVRISETRPLSKTKCWRLVEILERAK; encoded by the coding sequence ATGGAAGAAAAAAGAAATTTAAGAAAAGAAAGAATAGGTGTTGTTACTTCAAATAAAATGGATAAGTCTATTGTTATTGCTGAAGTAAGAAAAGTAAAACACCCATTATACGGTAAGTTCGTGTTGAAAACAAAGAAATACGTTGCACACGACGAAACAAACGACTGTAACATTGGAGATACTGTAAGAATTAGCGAAACGCGTCCTTTAAGTAAAACAAAATGTTGGAGATTAGTTGAAATCTTAGAAAGAGCTAAATAA
- the rpmC gene encoding 50S ribosomal protein L29 produces MKQSEIKDLSAAELQEKLSQTKKIYADLKMAHAISPIENPLQIRSVRRTVARLATELTKRELQ; encoded by the coding sequence ATGAAACAATCAGAAATAAAAGATCTTTCTGCAGCGGAGTTGCAAGAAAAACTTAGTCAAACTAAGAAAATATATGCTGACCTAAAAATGGCTCACGCTATTTCTCCAATTGAGAACCCGCTTCAAATTAGAAGTGTAAGAAGAACAGTTGCAAGATTGGCTACAGAGTTAACTAAAAGAGAGTTACAATAA
- the rpsC gene encoding 30S ribosomal protein S3, with protein MGQKTNPIGNRLGIIRGWDSNWYGGNDYGDKLAEDHKIRKYIHARLSKASVSKVIIERTLKLVTVTITTARPGIIIGKGGQEVDKLKEELKKVTDKEVQINIFEIKRPELDAYLVATSIARQIESRISYRRAIKMAIAASMRMNAEGIKVLISGRLNGAEMARSEGFKEGRIPLSTFRADIDYALAEAHTTYGRMGIKVWIMKGEVYGKRDLSPLAGMDKKQSGTGGGKGGDSPRGDRKPFNKGGKPDARKRK; from the coding sequence ATGGGACAAAAGACAAATCCAATTGGAAATAGACTTGGTATCATCAGAGGGTGGGACTCAAACTGGTATGGTGGAAATGATTACGGTGATAAACTTGCCGAAGATCACAAAATCAGAAAGTATATCCACGCTCGTTTATCAAAAGCTAGTGTATCTAAAGTAATTATCGAGAGAACTTTAAAACTTGTAACCGTTACTATCACTACTGCCAGACCTGGTATCATTATCGGAAAAGGTGGACAAGAGGTAGACAAGTTGAAAGAAGAACTTAAGAAAGTTACTGACAAAGAGGTTCAAATCAACATCTTTGAAATCAAAAGACCTGAATTAGATGCTTATCTTGTGGCGACAAGCATCGCTCGTCAGATCGAAAGCCGTATTTCTTACAGACGTGCAATCAAAATGGCTATTGCTGCTTCTATGCGTATGAACGCTGAAGGTATCAAAGTTTTGATTTCTGGTCGTTTGAATGGTGCAGAGATGGCGCGTTCAGAAGGTTTCAAAGAGGGTAGAATTCCTCTATCAACTTTCAGAGCTGACATTGACTATGCTTTGGCTGAAGCTCACACTACTTACGGTAGAATGGGTATCAAAGTATGGATCATGAAAGGTGAAGTTTATGGAAAGAGAGATCTTTCTCCACTTGCAGGAATGGATAAAAAACAATCTGGAACTGGTGGTGGTAAAGGTGGTGATTCTCCAAGAGGAGACAGAAAACCCTTTAATAAAGGTGGAAAACCAGACGCTCGTAAAAGAAAGTAA
- the rplE gene encoding 50S ribosomal protein L5 — protein sequence MAYTPRLKEEYKSRVISALKEEFGYTNVMQVPKLEKIVLSRGVGAAVSDKKLIDYAVDELTKITGQKAVSTISKKDVASFKLRKGMPIGAKVTLRGERMYEFLDRLVTSALPRVRDFSGIKATGFDGRGNYNLGVLEQIIFPEIDIDKVNKISGMDITFVTTAKTDKEAKSLLAELGLPFKKN from the coding sequence ATGGCATATACACCTAGACTAAAAGAAGAATATAAGAGTAGAGTAATCTCTGCTCTTAAAGAGGAATTCGGATATACAAACGTGATGCAAGTTCCAAAACTTGAAAAAATCGTTTTGAGCCGTGGAGTTGGTGCAGCTGTATCTGATAAAAAACTTATTGACTATGCAGTTGATGAGTTAACAAAGATCACTGGACAAAAAGCAGTATCTACAATTTCAAAGAAAGACGTTGCGTCATTCAAATTGAGAAAAGGGATGCCTATTGGAGCAAAAGTTACTTTACGTGGTGAAAGAATGTATGAGTTTTTAGATAGACTTGTTACTTCTGCTTTACCACGCGTTAGAGATTTTAGTGGTATTAAAGCTACTGGTTTTGACGGAAGAGGTAATTACAACCTTGGAGTTTTAGAGCAAATCATTTTCCCTGAAATTGATATTGACAAAGTAAACAAAATTTCAGGAATGGATATTACATTTGTTACTACTGCAAAAACAGACAAGGAAGCAAAGTCATTATTGGCTGAATTAGGATTACCTTTTAAAAAGAATTAA
- the rpsG gene encoding 30S ribosomal protein S7, with translation MRKRAAKKRPLLPDPRFNDQLVTRFVNNLMWDGKKSTAFKVFYDAIDIIESKKQDSEKSSLEIWKDALTNVMPHVEVRSRRVGGATFQIPMQIRPDRKISMAMKWLILYSRRRNEKSMAQRLASECLAAAKEEGAAVKKRMDTHKMAEANKAFSHFRF, from the coding sequence ATGAGAAAAAGAGCGGCAAAGAAAAGACCACTTTTACCAGATCCAAGGTTTAACGACCAATTGGTAACACGTTTTGTAAACAACTTAATGTGGGATGGTAAGAAATCTACAGCTTTCAAAGTATTTTATGATGCAATTGACATCATTGAGTCTAAAAAGCAGGATTCAGAGAAATCTTCATTAGAAATTTGGAAAGATGCTTTAACAAACGTTATGCCTCACGTAGAAGTACGTAGTCGTAGAGTAGGTGGAGCTACATTTCAAATTCCAATGCAAATTAGACCAGACAGAAAAATTTCTATGGCAATGAAGTGGTTAATACTTTATTCTAGAAGAAGAAATGAAAAATCTATGGCACAACGTTTAGCGTCAGAATGTTTAGCTGCTGCTAAAGAAGAAGGTGCTGCGGTTAAGAAAAGAATGGATACTCACAAGATGGCAGAAGCTAATAAAGCTTTCTCTCACTTTAGATTTTAA
- the rpsJ gene encoding 30S ribosomal protein S10, giving the protein MSQKIRIKLKSYDHMLVDKSAEKIVKTVKTTGAVVTGPIPLPTHKKLFTVLRSPHVNKKAREQFEVMSYKRLIDIYSSSSKTIDALMKLELPSGVEVEIKV; this is encoded by the coding sequence ATGAGTCAAAAAATCAGAATAAAACTAAAATCTTACGATCACATGTTGGTAGATAAATCTGCTGAAAAGATCGTAAAAACAGTAAAAACTACTGGAGCAGTTGTAACAGGTCCAATTCCGTTACCAACTCACAAAAAACTTTTCACTGTGTTACGTTCTCCGCACGTTAACAAAAAAGCGAGAGAGCAATTTGAAGTAATGTCATACAAGAGATTGATTGATATTTATTCATCTTCATCTAAAACTATTGATGCATTAATGAAACTTGAATTGCCAAGTGGAGTTGAAGTGGAAATAAAAGTATAA
- the fusA gene encoding elongation factor G: MARDLKYTRNIGIAAHIDAGKTTTTERILFYTGKSHKIGEVHDGAATMDWMAQEQERGITITSAATTCEWNFPTEQGKLLPESLPYHFNIIDTPGHVDFTVEVNRSLRVLDGLVFLFSAVDGVEPQSETNWRLADQYRVPRMGFVNKMDRQGSNFLAVCQQVRDMLKSNAVAITLPIGEENDFKGVVDLVKNQAIIWHDATQGATFDIVEIPADMVAEVKEYRSILIEAVADYDENLLEKFMEDENSITEEEINKALRAATMDMAIIPMIAGSSFKNKGVQFMLDAVCKYLPSPMDKEGIEGIHPDDAELLEEDQTKILRKPDVKEPFAALAFKIATDPFVGRLAFFRAYSGRLDAGSYVLNTRSGNKERISRIYQMHANKQNPIEFIEAGDIGAAVGFKDIKTGDTLCDEKHPIILESMKFPAPVIGIAIEPKTKADVDKMGMALAKLAEEDPTFTVRTDEASGQTIISGMGELHLDILVDRMKREFKVEVNQGEPQVEYKEAFTRTATHRETYKKQSGGRGKFGDIVFTLEPADEVDGKVPVGLQFINAVKGGNVPKEYIPSVEKGFREAMKTGPLAGYQVDSLKVTLTDGSFHPVDSDALSFELAARMGYREVAKAAGAIILEPIMKMEVITPEENMGDIVGDINRRRGQVNDMGDRNGAKTIKADVPLSEMFGYVTTLRTLSSGRATSTMEFSHYAETPSNISEAVIKKAKGNA; encoded by the coding sequence ATGGCTAGAGATTTAAAATATACAAGAAATATCGGAATTGCTGCTCACATTGATGCTGGTAAAACAACAACAACTGAGCGTATCCTTTTTTATACTGGAAAGTCACACAAAATTGGTGAAGTACACGATGGTGCTGCAACAATGGACTGGATGGCTCAAGAGCAAGAAAGAGGTATTACAATTACTTCAGCTGCAACAACTTGTGAGTGGAATTTTCCTACTGAGCAAGGTAAACTTTTGCCTGAATCTTTGCCTTACCACTTTAATATTATTGATACTCCTGGGCACGTTGACTTTACTGTAGAAGTAAACCGTTCTTTGCGTGTACTTGATGGATTGGTTTTTTTGTTTAGTGCTGTTGATGGTGTTGAGCCTCAATCAGAAACTAACTGGAGACTTGCTGATCAATATAGAGTTCCACGTATGGGATTCGTTAATAAAATGGACCGTCAAGGATCTAACTTTTTGGCAGTTTGTCAACAAGTTCGTGATATGTTGAAATCAAATGCTGTTGCGATCACTTTGCCAATTGGTGAGGAGAATGATTTCAAAGGTGTTGTAGATTTAGTAAAAAATCAAGCGATCATTTGGCATGATGCAACTCAAGGGGCAACTTTTGATATTGTTGAAATTCCTGCTGATATGGTTGCAGAGGTTAAAGAATATAGATCTATTCTTATTGAGGCAGTTGCTGATTACGATGAAAATCTTTTAGAGAAATTCATGGAAGATGAAAACTCTATTACAGAGGAAGAAATCAACAAAGCTTTAAGAGCTGCTACTATGGATATGGCTATCATTCCGATGATTGCTGGTTCTTCTTTCAAAAACAAAGGAGTTCAATTCATGTTAGATGCAGTTTGTAAATATTTGCCTTCTCCAATGGATAAAGAAGGTATCGAAGGGATTCATCCTGATGATGCTGAATTGTTAGAAGAAGATCAGACTAAAATCTTGCGTAAGCCAGATGTAAAAGAGCCATTCGCTGCTTTAGCATTTAAAATTGCTACTGACCCATTCGTAGGTCGTTTAGCTTTCTTCCGTGCTTACTCTGGACGTTTAGATGCTGGTTCTTATGTTTTGAACACTCGTTCAGGAAACAAAGAAAGAATTTCTCGTATCTACCAAATGCATGCTAACAAACAAAATCCAATCGAGTTTATTGAGGCTGGAGATATTGGAGCTGCTGTTGGATTTAAAGATATCAAAACTGGAGATACATTGTGTGATGAAAAACACCCAATTATTCTTGAGTCTATGAAATTCCCTGCGCCGGTAATTGGTATTGCAATTGAGCCTAAAACTAAAGCTGACGTTGATAAAATGGGTATGGCTTTGGCTAAATTAGCCGAAGAAGATCCAACATTTACTGTTAGAACAGATGAGGCTTCAGGGCAAACTATTATCTCTGGTATGGGTGAGCTTCACTTGGATATCTTAGTAGATCGTATGAAACGTGAATTTAAAGTTGAAGTGAACCAAGGTGAGCCTCAAGTTGAATATAAAGAAGCGTTTACAAGAACTGCTACACATAGAGAAACTTACAAGAAGCAATCAGGAGGTCGTGGTAAATTCGGTGATATCGTATTTACACTTGAGCCAGCTGACGAAGTTGACGGTAAAGTTCCTGTGGGATTACAGTTTATCAATGCAGTAAAAGGTGGTAATGTTCCTAAAGAATATATCCCTTCTGTAGAAAAAGGTTTCCGTGAAGCTATGAAAACAGGTCCATTGGCAGGTTATCAAGTGGATAGTTTAAAAGTAACTTTGACGGACGGATCTTTCCACCCTGTCGATTCTGATGCGCTTTCTTTTGAGTTAGCTGCTAGAATGGGTTATAGAGAAGTAGCTAAAGCTGCTGGTGCGATTATTTTGGAACCAATCATGAAAATGGAAGTTATTACTCCTGAAGAAAACATGGGAGATATCGTAGGTGATATCAACCGTCGTAGAGGTCAGGTTAATGACATGGGTGACAGAAACGGTGCAAAAACTATTAAAGCTGATGTGCCTTTATCAGAGATGTTTGGATATGTAACAACATTAAGAACATTATCTTCTGGTAGAGCAACTTCAACAATGGAGTTTTCTCACTATGCAGAAACACCTTCTAATATTTCAGAAGCTGTAATTAAAAAAGCAAAAGGTAACGCTTAA
- the rplC gene encoding 50S ribosomal protein L3: MSGLIGKKIGMTSIFDENGKNIPCTVIEAGPCVVTQVRTKGVDGYEALQLGFDDKNEKHSTKAALGHFKKAGTVAKKKVVEFQDFATEQKLGDLIDVSIFAEGEFVDVQGVSKGKGFQGVVKRHGFGGVGQATHGQHNRLRAPGSVGASSYPSRVFKGMRMAGRMGGDNVKVQNLRVLKVVAEKNLLVIKGCVPGHKNSYVIIQK; this comes from the coding sequence ATGTCTGGGTTAATTGGTAAAAAAATCGGCATGACTAGTATTTTCGACGAAAACGGGAAAAACATTCCTTGTACAGTAATCGAGGCTGGGCCGTGTGTTGTTACCCAAGTCAGAACCAAAGGTGTTGACGGGTACGAAGCGTTGCAACTTGGTTTCGATGACAAAAACGAGAAACATTCCACTAAAGCGGCTTTAGGTCACTTTAAAAAAGCTGGAACTGTTGCTAAGAAAAAAGTCGTTGAATTTCAAGATTTTGCAACTGAACAAAAATTAGGAGATCTTATTGATGTTTCTATTTTTGCTGAAGGAGAATTTGTAGATGTACAAGGTGTGTCTAAAGGTAAAGGTTTTCAAGGGGTTGTTAAACGTCACGGATTTGGTGGTGTTGGACAAGCAACTCACGGTCAACACAACCGTTTAAGAGCGCCAGGTTCTGTGGGAGCTTCTTCTTATCCATCTAGAGTATTCAAAGGAATGCGTATGGCTGGAAGAATGGGAGGAGACAATGTAAAAGTTCAAAACCTTAGAGTTTTAAAAGTAGTTGCTGAAAAGAACCTACTTGTTATTAAAGGATGTGTTCCTGGACATAAAAACTCTTATGTAATCATTCAGAAGTAA
- the rplB gene encoding 50S ribosomal protein L2, with protein sequence MSVRKLKPITPGQRFRVVNGYDAITTDKPERSLIAPIKNSGGRNSQGKMTMRYTGGGHKQRYRIIDFKRTKDGIPATVKSIEYDPNRTAFIALLAYADGEKTYVIAQNGLKVGQKLVSGPESQPEIGNTLPLSRIPLGTVISCIELRPGQGAVIARSAGTFAQLMARDGKYATIKMPSGETRLILLTCSATIGAVSNSDHQLVVSGKAGRTRWLGRRPRTRPVAMNPVDHPMGGGEGRSSGGHPRSRNGIPAKGYRTRSKKNPSNKYIVERRKK encoded by the coding sequence ATGTCAGTAAGAAAATTAAAACCTATTACCCCAGGTCAGCGATTTAGAGTTGTGAATGGTTATGACGCCATTACAACTGATAAGCCGGAACGCTCTTTGATAGCGCCGATAAAAAACTCTGGAGGTAGAAATAGTCAAGGAAAGATGACCATGCGTTATACGGGTGGTGGTCACAAGCAGAGATATCGTATCATTGATTTCAAAAGAACTAAAGACGGAATTCCGGCTACTGTGAAATCAATTGAATATGATCCAAATCGTACTGCATTTATCGCTTTGTTAGCTTATGCTGATGGAGAGAAAACTTATGTAATTGCTCAAAACGGATTGAAAGTTGGTCAGAAATTAGTTTCTGGTCCAGAATCTCAACCTGAAATTGGTAATACATTACCTTTAAGCAGAATTCCTTTAGGAACTGTAATCTCTTGTATTGAGTTACGTCCAGGTCAAGGTGCGGTAATCGCTCGTTCAGCTGGTACATTTGCTCAATTAATGGCAAGAGATGGAAAATATGCTACAATTAAAATGCCATCTGGTGAAACAAGATTGATCTTGTTAACTTGTTCGGCTACAATTGGAGCTGTTTCTAATTCAGACCACCAATTAGTTGTGTCAGGAAAAGCTGGTAGAACAAGATGGTTAGGAAGAAGACCTAGAACAAGACCTGTTGCAATGAACCCTGTTGATCACCCAATGGGTGGTGGAGAAGGACGTTCTTCTGGTGGACATCCACGTTCAAGAAATGGAATACCAGCAAAAGGTTATAGAACTCGTTCTAAGAAAAACCCGAGTAACAAGTATATCGTAGAACGTAGAAAGAAATAA
- the rplD gene encoding 50S ribosomal protein L4, protein MEVKVLDFNGKDTGRKVQLSDSVFAIEPNNHAVYLDVKQYLANQRQGTHKAKERAEVTGSTRKIKKQKGTGTARAGSIKNPLFKGGGTIFGPRPRSYSFKLNKSLKRLARKSAFSIKAKESNIIVLEDFNFETPNTKNFINVLKALGLDNKKSLFVLGESNKNVYLSSRNLKASNVVTSSELSTYAILNTNNLVLLEGSLELIEENLSK, encoded by the coding sequence ATGGAAGTAAAAGTATTAGATTTCAACGGAAAAGATACTGGAAGAAAAGTTCAACTTTCTGATTCAGTATTCGCAATTGAACCAAACAATCACGCTGTATACCTTGATGTTAAGCAATATCTTGCTAATCAAAGACAAGGAACTCACAAAGCTAAAGAAAGAGCTGAAGTGACTGGAAGTACACGTAAGATTAAAAAACAAAAAGGAACAGGTACAGCTCGTGCGGGAAGTATCAAGAATCCATTGTTTAAAGGTGGTGGAACAATTTTTGGACCAAGACCAAGAAGTTATTCATTCAAATTGAATAAAAGCTTGAAAAGATTGGCTAGAAAATCAGCTTTCTCAATCAAAGCAAAAGAGTCAAATATTATCGTTCTTGAGGACTTTAATTTTGAAACTCCAAACACTAAAAATTTCATTAACGTTTTGAAAGCTTTAGGGTTAGATAATAAAAAATCTCTATTTGTGTTGGGAGAGTCAAATAAAAATGTATATTTGTCGTCACGCAATTTAAAGGCTTCAAATGTCGTAACTAGCTCAGAATTAAGCACTTACGCTATTTTAAACACTAATAATTTAGTGCTTTTAGAAGGTTCTTTGGAGTTAATTGAAGAAAATTTAAGTAAATAA
- the rplX gene encoding 50S ribosomal protein L24: protein MIKLKIKSGDIVRVIAGDHKGAEGKVLRVYREKNKAIVEGVNMVSKHTKPSAKNPQGGIVKKEASIQISNISLIDPKTKETTRVGIRVEGDKKVRFSKKSNQVL, encoded by the coding sequence ATGATAAAGCTAAAAATAAAATCAGGAGATATCGTAAGAGTTATTGCTGGAGACCATAAAGGTGCTGAAGGTAAAGTTTTACGTGTTTACCGTGAGAAAAATAAAGCGATAGTTGAAGGTGTAAACATGGTTTCGAAACATACAAAACCAAGTGCTAAAAACCCTCAAGGTGGTATCGTTAAGAAAGAAGCTTCTATACAAATATCTAACATTTCACTAATTGATCCTAAAACTAAGGAAACAACTAGAGTTGGTATTAGAGTAGAAGGAGATAAGAAAGTAAGATTTTCAAAAAAATCTAATCAAGTACTATAG
- the rplN gene encoding 50S ribosomal protein L14 → MVQQESRLKVADNTGAKEVLTIRVLGGTKRRYASVGDKIVVSIKDATPNGNVKKGAVSTAVVVRTKKEVRRADGSYIRFDDNACVLLNAAGEMRGTRVFGPVARELREKQFMKIVSLAPEVL, encoded by the coding sequence ATGGTACAACAGGAATCAAGACTAAAAGTAGCAGATAACACGGGAGCAAAAGAAGTTTTAACTATCCGTGTTTTAGGAGGTACCAAAAGAAGGTATGCCTCTGTTGGTGACAAGATTGTAGTATCTATTAAAGATGCAACTCCTAACGGTAACGTTAAAAAAGGAGCTGTTTCAACTGCAGTTGTTGTACGTACCAAAAAAGAAGTGAGAAGAGCTGATGGTTCTTATATCCGTTTCGATGATAATGCATGTGTTCTTTTGAACGCTGCAGGGGAAATGAGAGGGACTCGTGTTTTTGGTCCGGTAGCAAGAGAACTTCGTGAAAAACAATTCATGAAAATTGTATCATTAGCACCAGAAGTGCTTTAA
- the rplW gene encoding 50S ribosomal protein L23, producing the protein MSIIIRPIVTEKVTKESEVLNRFGFVVDKKANKVQIKKAVEAAYGVTIVSVNTMNVRPDRTTKYTKSGLISGKTNAIKKAIVQVQEGETIDFYNNI; encoded by the coding sequence ATGAGCATCATAATTAGACCTATAGTAACAGAAAAAGTAACCAAAGAAAGTGAAGTTTTAAACCGCTTCGGATTCGTTGTTGACAAAAAAGCAAACAAAGTTCAAATTAAGAAAGCTGTTGAAGCTGCTTATGGAGTAACTATCGTTTCAGTTAACACGATGAACGTAAGACCGGATAGAACTACGAAATACACTAAAAGTGGTTTGATCAGTGGAAAGACAAATGCAATTAAGAAAGCGATTGTTCAAGTACAAGAAGGAGAAACAATTGATTTTTACAACAATATCTAA
- the rpsL gene encoding 30S ribosomal protein S12 has protein sequence MPTIQQLVRTGRTQITKKSKSVALDSCPQRRGVCTRVYTTTPKKPNSAMRKVARVRLTNGNEVNAYIPGEGHNLQEHSIVLVRGGRVKDLPGVRYHIVRGALDTSGVAGRTQRRSKYGAKRPKEAKK, from the coding sequence ATGCCAACAATTCAACAATTAGTAAGAACAGGAAGAACTCAGATAACTAAGAAGAGTAAATCGGTTGCTTTAGATTCTTGTCCTCAAAGAAGAGGGGTTTGTACGCGTGTTTACACTACTACACCAAAAAAACCAAACTCTGCAATGCGTAAAGTTGCGCGTGTACGTTTGACAAATGGTAATGAGGTGAATGCTTACATCCCTGGAGAAGGACACAATTTACAAGAGCACTCGATAGTATTAGTTAGAGGTGGAAGGGTAAAAGATTTACCAGGTGTTAGATATCATATCGTTCGTGGAGCGCTTGACACGTCAGGAGTTGCAGGAAGAACGCAAAGAAGATCTAAGTACGGTGCTAAACGCCCAAAAGAAGCAAAAAAGTAA
- the rplV gene encoding 50S ribosomal protein L22: MGVRKRETADARKEANKSIAFAKLNNCPTSPRKMRLVADLVRGQKVERALNILRFSSKEASRKLEKLLLSAINNWEQKNSEGNLEEAGLFVREIRVDGGMMLKRLRPAPQGRAHRIRKRSNHVTIVLGAINNTQSNS; encoded by the coding sequence ATGGGAGTTCGTAAAAGAGAAACAGCAGATGCGAGAAAAGAGGCTAATAAGTCTATTGCTTTCGCAAAATTGAATAACTGCCCTACTTCACCTAGAAAAATGCGCTTAGTAGCGGACTTGGTAAGAGGTCAGAAGGTAGAAAGAGCACTTAACATCTTAAGATTTAGTTCTAAAGAGGCTTCAAGAAAATTAGAGAAACTATTATTATCTGCAATCAACAACTGGGAGCAAAAAAATAGTGAAGGTAATTTAGAAGAAGCTGGATTATTTGTTAGGGAGATCAGAGTAGATGGTGGAATGATGTTGAAAAGACTTCGTCCAGCTCCACAAGGTCGTGCACACAGAATAAGAAAACGTTCTAATCACGTAACAATCGTGCTTGGAGCTATCAATAACACACAAAGCAATTCTTAA
- the rpsS gene encoding 30S ribosomal protein S19, producing the protein MARSLKKGPFVHYKLDKKVQENVESGKNSVVKTWSRASMITPDFVGQTIAVHNGRQFVPVYVTENMVGHKLGEFSPTRSFRGHAGAKNKGKK; encoded by the coding sequence ATGGCACGTTCATTAAAAAAAGGACCTTTCGTTCATTATAAGTTAGACAAGAAAGTTCAGGAAAACGTAGAAAGTGGTAAAAATAGTGTAGTGAAGACTTGGTCTAGAGCTTCTATGATTACTCCGGATTTCGTTGGACAAACAATCGCAGTTCATAACGGTCGTCAATTTGTACCAGTTTACGTAACAGAAAACATGGTAGGTCACAAATTAGGAGAATTTTCACCAACTAGATCTTTTAGAGGTCATGCTGGAGCAAAAAATAAAGGTAAAAAATAA